The Armatimonadota bacterium nucleotide sequence ACGACACAACCTTACGGCGTTAAGACAATCGTAAGCCTCGACCCGATTATGATTGACGGCACGGGGATGTGCGGTGGCTGTCGGGTAACAGTCGGCAGAAAGACGATGTTCACATGTGTAGACGGCCCTGATTTCGATGCCCATCAAGTGGACTGGGATGAACTCAGGGCGCGAAAAGCATACTACTTTGACGAAGAAAACAAAGCCAACGCTAACGCACTTGTTGATGGAGCTAAGAAGTAAATGGCAGAGATAAAACCCCGAAACCCAATGCCGCAACAAGATCCCGCGGTTAGGATTAAAAACTTCGACGAGGTTGCTCTTGGTTACACTGAGGAGCTGGCTTTGGCGGAAGCCGCTCGATGTTTGAATTGCCCGAAGAAACCTTGCGTCGCCGGTTGCCCCGTGAATATTGACATCCCGAAGTTCATCGAGCTAATCAAGAACAAAGATTACATCGGGGCGGCGCGAGAGATAAAAAGGACGAACTCCCTTCCCGCGATATGCGGAAGAGTTTGCCCACAGGAGGAACAATGCGAGAAGGTCTGCGTGCTTGCTAGGAAATATGAGCCCGTCGCAATTGGTCGGTTGGAACGATTTGCCGCGGATTATGAAGCGGCTTGTGCTAATCCTTTCAACGTTCCAAAGCCCTCGAACCCCGAACTATCGAGGTACCACGTTGCTGTAATAGGGAGCGGCCCCGCGGGACTCACGGTTGCGGGCGACCTTGCAAAGATAGGCTACTCTGTCACAATATTTGAGGCGCTTCACAAGCTAGGCGGAGTCTTAAGATACGGCATCCCGGAGTTTAGACTCCCTCGCGCAGTGTTGGACCGCGAGATAGACTACGTTAAATCGCTTGGCGTCACCTTCCTAACAAATGTAATCATTGGCCGCACGTTCCGACTGAATGATCTATTAGAGCAGGGCTATGATGCAGTATTCATCGGGACAGGTGCAGGCGCTCCGAAACTTTTGGGTATACCCGGGGAGAATCTTTCTGGCATCTACTCTGGCAATGAATGGCTCACCAGAATCAATCTAATGAGGGCGCATCGAGATGACTACGCCACTCCACTTAAGAAACCGAAGAAGGTTTGCGTTGTGGGCGCTGGGAACACGGCAATGGACTGTGCTAGAACAGCTCTGCGGGTTGGCGCCGAGAAAGTAACGATTGTCTATCGAAGAAGCCGCACTGAGATGCCTGCTCGTGCGGAGGAGGTCGAAAATGCCGAGCAGGAGGGCGTTGTTTTCCAACTTTTAACAAACCCAAAGCGCTTCATAAGCGACGATAACGGCGCCGTGAGGGCGATGGAATGCCTCCGCATGGAGCTTGGCGAGCCGGATGAATCAGGCAGACGCCGTCCCATCGCCGTCGAAGGGTCGGAGTTCGAGATTGAATGCGACATGGTGATTGTTGCTCTTGGGCAGAATCCCAACCCACTGATTCGCCAGACGACGGAAGGGCTAAAGACGGAGAGTTGGGGAGGCATAATTATTGACCCCGAGACTGGGATGACCTCAATTCCAGGCGTTTTCGCAGGTGGCGATGCGGTTACCGGCGAGGCTACTGTCATCTCGGCGATGGGCGCGGGCAAGATTGCAGCGAGAGGCATAGATAAATACATACGGGAGAAATACGGACTGGAATAGAAGTCAACTGCTGGCGTACGGGACTCCTTCGCCCCCAGTGTTCACGAGGCTATCTGCGTTTAATGCCCAGCAAATCCCAACTCAAACACCCCAACAACCGTTGCCGTCGGGGATAATGAGCATCGGACCGCAGTGCTCTTCAAAATTGCCTCGACTTGCTTAGAGCGATAAGTATTATAGCCAATAGGGCGGCTGCCAATCCAAGCCAGAAAGAAACACGCGCACCAAGTAATACAGGCTCATCCGGACGCCATCTGCTCGAAACGACATAAAGCGCAATAATAAGCACCACGAGAAGAACTAATTCGGCTGTCTTCATCCTCTTTAATCCTTCCTAAGCTCTTTGCTCTTGCAAGCTGTGCGGCTCAGAAATGCCAGATGCGATTTTAAAGATTACTACCCGAACACTCTTGTTACAAAAAACTTATTTTAGCGTTGCTTTACAAATCTAACGGCATCAGCCACAAAGTATCTGCCATCCTCTTTGGAACGATTAACGCCCTTAATAGTATTACCAATTGCGTTGAAATCGAACACACCTAAAGTAGCCCATTTTCCTGCGTTCTTTTGCTGGTCTATAATCTGCGAAGACCTGCTATTCACAATGTATTCGACTTCGTGGCTGAGCGGCAGAAGCGAACGTGGAATGTGAACTTGTACTTCATACTTGCCGGTATCAGGTAAGATTACCCTCCACTCAGCCCATTCATTGCGCCCAACGTCGGTCTCATGCTGAAGATATGAAATGCCAATCGGCTCGCCATCCGGCATCGGTCCCCACTCTCGACTTTCCATGCGTGAAAACCCAAGGTCGGTGTCATCTACGACAACTGCTTTCGGCTTATCGGCAAATGGATAACACACTTCGCCAAAGAACTTCCGCGGTGGACCGCCGTTTATCGAGACAAACGAACATTTTCCGCCATTTATTCTTAGCGACGGCTCCTCTTCCCGGCACCAGACGCGAAGTATTCCATTGTTGTACTCCACATCTAACGTGCCAATCTGCCTATCAGACTTCGCGAGAAGAGTGTTTCCCAACCAAATCTCCGACCCCTCAACCCACGAGAACGCCTTAACCCTGCCGTCTCTTAAGATGCGGATAAGCGATGCCCGAGCAACTGCAGAAAATTCGCTCGATGATATTTTGCGGATATTCGGTTCCAAAGGGCGGCACAATCCAATGTAATCTTTGCCCCAAACTGTTTTAACCGAAAATGCATAAATGCCAGGAACGTCCAACGGAATAAGACTTTTGACCGCAACCCTTTTGCAGCCCTCCTCAGCTTTCCAGGGATAGAGAAGAGTTGCCAGCGATGTTTTGCCACTTGCAAGCTTTTCGTACACAACAACTGGGGCATTTTCCTTTACACCGGCCTTGAAGGCAACATAGCCGTCCTCCTTCCGCGCTGTTAGGCCTTCGCGGAGTATGGGGACAACAGCAATGTTGCCGCCACTGGGGTATGTAGTTTCGGCGACCAAGCGTGAGTTTAGCTTTACCTCGCCGGGGGCGAAGTGCCAATACTGTTCCAGCTTGTGATTTCCCTCAAAGTATAGCTGGTCGCTCACGAGCCAGTAGTCAGGCTTTACGAAAATAATTTCACGGTCGCTAACAGTATGCTGATAAAAGCGATTGCGGCCATCGAAATAATCCATAAACTTCGTTGAAGCCCAGTGAGAATACTCTGTCGTTCGCCCATAATTCTCATAATTCCGTCCGTCTATCAAGACAACATTGTGGGCTTTTGCAATCCAAAACCAGTCATGGTCAGCTGAGTAATTATACCTGCCAGGATCAACTAACAAAGGTCTGCCAAACGCATAAACTACGGGAGCGGTGAGGTCGAAGTGCCCATGCGTGCCAATCCAATTGCCATTGTGGACGGCAAGATAGGTTGAATCTTCAAAATTACCGCGCATAAAATAATAGCCACTGCAAGGAAAACAATTAGAGATGGGCGACGGCTGCTTCCCCTTCTTTCCTTGAGTAGCAAAGTACTCTAGATCTTGGCGGCCTAGAATCTTTGCGACCTCAGACAGTTCCTCCGCATAGTTCTCACTGTCGGAATCTCCGAACATTGGCGTCATTCCGTTTGGCTGGGTCAAGTATCCTAAAAAGGTATACATTTTGCCCAAGATGTCCCGCATATCCGAAGGAATGGGGATTCCCTTTTCATTTGCTCGAATGAGAAGCGACTTTAGGCGGCGAGCACAAATACCGTGGTAGTTCGGCGCTGCTTCGTTAAGTACGCCATCGGCGCATAAAGATTCATGCGAAAGCTCCACAAGCTTCTTAACGGCAAAATCCGCCCATTCGCGCCAGTATTTGTATTCGGGGTTGTCTAGCGCATTGTTTAGAAGCGCATCGTATACCTGAAATCCCCAATTGCCGCCCCACCCCTGACCGCCATTGGTAATACCGCTGTAGAGAAGCTTGCCGAATTGAATTTGAAAGTGGATAAAAGCCATGCGTGTGTCGGTTTCAAGATTCGGTGATTTCATCAACTCCCCATAATAATACCAAGCATTACCGCCAAACTTGCGCGCAATTTGAAGGCCTGAATAAGCAGCATTATTCCAGTCAACTCCTGGTTTTGTTGGCGGTGGATTATCAAGCATCCAAGCAACATAAAACTCGTTTGCCTTCTTTGCGTACCTTTCATCGCCGCTGTTTATATATGCATAGCCCAAGATTCTAGGAAGCCCCCAATTGCAAAGATACTCGGCAAGACCTCCTTTGCCAGGAACAGGATTCGCCCACCAATTTATGCGCTCACCAAGATAGAAATCCAAGCCTTGGTGCTCGACCACATGCTTTAGAGCTTTCTCGGCGGGAGTGAAATTTGCCTGCGGATTCTTCTTTGGCATTATCTTGGGGTCGTGCCACTGAGAAAGCGATCGAGAATCAAAATGAGCAACCGTCTCTTTGATTGCTTGTTCCCAATTCTCCGCCTTGACGGCTAATTTAACCTTTTCCATACCGGGCGCATCAAGGTCAAAATCAGAGAAAAGCTCACGCATCAAGGTTTCATGGTCAGCCTTGCGCTTGACTAACACTTTAAAAAATAGATTACCATTCGCATCGGCATATATCCCGGCTCTGCCATCGCCTTTGCCGTTATGGGTTAGCTCAAAATAGTAGCTTTTATTCGGCTCTGCTGGACAACGAACATAGAAAGGATTTTCGCCTAGCACGTTCTTAACGGTTACATCACTTAGGGTATATTCAGCAAGCTTCCTGGACTTTGCTTGCGAGTCCCACAAAGTTAGCGTCACAGCTTCTCCGGACTGCCATTGCTCAGGCGATTGATCAAGGTATACGGTTATGCGGAATATTTCGTGGACATTCTCGCCTGTGGTAAAACTATGTCCTATAGGGGAGTTAGAGGTCACCTCGAGCCGAAGTTCTTTGCCACCGGACATCTGGTCAACGATTGCATAATTAAGGATATCGTCTAACACCTGTCCGGCAGCCGCGTAAGAAATGGAGGCAATAATCAATAGAATCTGGCAAAAGGTCTTCTGCACAGATAAAAGTCGAGAGTCAACCACTAAGATTAGAAAACCTCCCTAGAAGCATCAGGCATGCCAAAGCCAGCCTTATTCAAAAATTTACAAGGCTTTAAATGCTACCTATCCCAAAAACATACTCTCCACTAAATGGC carries:
- the gltA gene encoding NADPH-dependent glutamate synthase, whose translation is MAEIKPRNPMPQQDPAVRIKNFDEVALGYTEELALAEAARCLNCPKKPCVAGCPVNIDIPKFIELIKNKDYIGAAREIKRTNSLPAICGRVCPQEEQCEKVCVLARKYEPVAIGRLERFAADYEAACANPFNVPKPSNPELSRYHVAVIGSGPAGLTVAGDLAKIGYSVTIFEALHKLGGVLRYGIPEFRLPRAVLDREIDYVKSLGVTFLTNVIIGRTFRLNDLLEQGYDAVFIGTGAGAPKLLGIPGENLSGIYSGNEWLTRINLMRAHRDDYATPLKKPKKVCVVGAGNTAMDCARTALRVGAEKVTIVYRRSRTEMPARAEEVENAEQEGVVFQLLTNPKRFISDDNGAVRAMECLRMELGEPDESGRRRPIAVEGSEFEIECDMVIVALGQNPNPLIRQTTEGLKTESWGGIIIDPETGMTSIPGVFAGGDAVTGEATVISAMGAGKIAARGIDKYIREKYGLE
- a CDS encoding heparinase II/III family protein; amino-acid sequence: MVDSRLLSVQKTFCQILLIIASISYAAAGQVLDDILNYAIVDQMSGGKELRLEVTSNSPIGHSFTTGENVHEIFRITVYLDQSPEQWQSGEAVTLTLWDSQAKSRKLAEYTLSDVTVKNVLGENPFYVRCPAEPNKSYYFELTHNGKGDGRAGIYADANGNLFFKVLVKRKADHETLMRELFSDFDLDAPGMEKVKLAVKAENWEQAIKETVAHFDSRSLSQWHDPKIMPKKNPQANFTPAEKALKHVVEHQGLDFYLGERINWWANPVPGKGGLAEYLCNWGLPRILGYAYINSGDERYAKKANEFYVAWMLDNPPPTKPGVDWNNAAYSGLQIARKFGGNAWYYYGELMKSPNLETDTRMAFIHFQIQFGKLLYSGITNGGQGWGGNWGFQVYDALLNNALDNPEYKYWREWADFAVKKLVELSHESLCADGVLNEAAPNYHGICARRLKSLLIRANEKGIPIPSDMRDILGKMYTFLGYLTQPNGMTPMFGDSDSENYAEELSEVAKILGRQDLEYFATQGKKGKQPSPISNCFPCSGYYFMRGNFEDSTYLAVHNGNWIGTHGHFDLTAPVVYAFGRPLLVDPGRYNYSADHDWFWIAKAHNVVLIDGRNYENYGRTTEYSHWASTKFMDYFDGRNRFYQHTVSDREIIFVKPDYWLVSDQLYFEGNHKLEQYWHFAPGEVKLNSRLVAETTYPSGGNIAVVPILREGLTARKEDGYVAFKAGVKENAPVVVYEKLASGKTSLATLLYPWKAEEGCKRVAVKSLIPLDVPGIYAFSVKTVWGKDYIGLCRPLEPNIRKISSSEFSAVARASLIRILRDGRVKAFSWVEGSEIWLGNTLLAKSDRQIGTLDVEYNNGILRVWCREEEPSLRINGGKCSFVSINGGPPRKFFGEVCYPFADKPKAVVVDDTDLGFSRMESREWGPMPDGEPIGISYLQHETDVGRNEWAEWRVILPDTGKYEVQVHIPRSLLPLSHEVEYIVNSRSSQIIDQQKNAGKWATLGVFDFNAIGNTIKGVNRSKEDGRYFVADAVRFVKQR